The DNA segment CTCCATTTCCGTCTTGTCGGAGCGGCGTGCTAGCTTCTCAATGGCGCGGCGATAGCTGTTGCGCGAGCCAGGATCGAGCTTTGCGTAATCGGTCTCGTCCCAGAGCAGCTTGTCGACTGCGCTGACCTCCTCGACCCAGCCCGACCAGTCGGTATCGTCGATCAGCCGCAGGCTTTTGATGATGTTGCCCATCGTCACATTGCCGGACGACAGGCGGTTGTGCTCGGCCATCATGACGGTTTCGGCATCGGTGCCGGCTTCCGTCAGACGCCGTTCCAGCCAGGTGACGGCGAGGCCCGAAGTGTGCGAGCCGTCGCGCAGACGATAGAGGAACTGCGTGGCGAAGGTATTGTCGGACGTATAGGGCTCGAGCGTCCTCAGGAACTCGGTGACCTTGGCGTCGTCATTGAGGCGAATCAGCTCATCGACCGCGGCATTGGCCTTCTTGCGCGTCAGGCGGCTCTGCTCGACGCGGCTGGAGATGCGACGCAGATTGTCAACGAGCACATAGCGCACCAGCGACGGAACCGCCCAGAGCTCACCGATCTTCAGCATGTCGTGCGACTGGAAGCCTTCGACAAGTGCCAAGAGACCCTGGTTGGATACGGTGCTGTGCGTGTGAGCGACATAGAGCCAGGCAAGCGCCAGCGTGCGCGGCATCACCATGCCGTCTATGGTGATCTTCTGCAGTTGATCGTAGTACTTCTTCGGGAAATCGCGGCGGACTTCCTGGATCGCCTCTTCGATGATGTAGTGGTTGTCGAGCAGCCATTCGGCCGCAGGCGTGATCGATTCACCGGCATCGACGTCGGCATTGGCCGAACGATAGACGCGCAGGATCTCTTTTTCGTTCTCCTTGTGCCGGTCGAAGAAATCGAAGGGCGCAAAGCCCGGCAGCTTCGTCGCAGCGCCGTTGCGGGCGAAGATCGAACCGCATTCCCGGATCTGATCGTTGGAGAAATAGGTGGCACGGATCGAATCGTTATGATCGATCTGCTTGGCTTCAGAATCGCGCGGCGGAACAGTGGAGAGGTTTTGAGACGTCATGGATTCGGGTTCTGGGTCCAAACAGAGTGACAGGCATTGTCGCCTTTACCGTTTTTGTCCTGCCCCACACGACTATTCATGCATTTGGACCCTTTGCTTCGCTTCCCGGCGCGCGAAGGGGATGAATTCGAAGTGGCGGCTTAGAACAAACGTATTCAGGCGAAGATTTTCACGGCCTCTTCGTCAGGATCATGGCAATTTTGCGCCATCATTCGAAACAGGCTTCCGTGAAACTTGAGACGCGACCGGATGGTTCCGGCAGCAGTCTGCACGTGTCAAAGACAATCGATCAAGGTCATGAGGTATTCTCCTTAGGCTGATTTCTTGCAATCGGAAATTCAGTAGGGTTTGGTAGGTTGCCCTCCATATCCCGCGGAAGATGAACTTAAACTGAACTCCCTCAAAAGATTCGCAAATTCCTCTCAAGAGCTGTGTTTCTCAGGGTAGGAAATGATCGACAGAAAGCGGATCGGCAGACTAACGAGCACTTCCGGACCATGCGGCGCATCGGCATCGAAAAAGAGGCTGTCACCCGGCCGCATCGCATAAAGCTTGTCGGCATGACGGTATTCGACTTCCCCTTCCAACATATAGATCAATTCCAGCCCTTCATGCTGAAATGCCGGAAAAACATCAGAATCGGCCGTCAGCGTGATGAGATAGGGCTCGACCTGCAGCCCGCTAGACCCGTTGGCTATGTGACCGAGCAGATTGTACTGATGACCGGCGCGCGTACCCCGCCGCTCCATCTCCACACCCTCGCCGGCCTTGACGAAGACGGCGTTGCGCTTTTCTTCGAACCGCCGGAAAAACGAGGTGACGGGCACTCCAAGCGCCCGCGCCAACGCCTGCAATGTGGTGAGAGACGGCGACGTGTTGCCGTTTTCGATCTTTGAGAGCATGCCGAGCGATATGCCGGTGGCCGAAGCAAGGTCGGCGCCGGTGATGCCGAGCTTCTTGCGAAAGGCGCGGACCTCGTGGCCGATCGCCAATTCGAGATTATTCTCTTTTACGTCGCGTATGGCATGCGAATCCTGGTCCAGGACCGCTCGCCCGTCTTGACCACCATTCCGTCTGCCGCTGCGCCCAGCCTCCGCTTTGGTCATGCTCCGCCCCACTCTATTTTGTGTTTTGGCGAAGCTTACTGTTTTCATGAAGCGCATTCTATCGGTCATGGGAAATTTTCTTTGCCCGGCGAAGTTTTGACAAGGCCGGGAAAGAAGAATTGCCGTTAGGGAAGCGTTTCAACTTGGGAAGAAACAGGAATGCGACGGTAACGTCTGGCTGACCTGAAGATTAGCCCGATCGGCCGTGGCCGTTAGAAAACAAAAAAGAGATGACGCCAACCATCGCTCTATAAACGCGGCACCGCAGCGGCGCGCGCCCATGATATGACCGATCAATGCCGGTCATATCATCCTTGCAGCGCGTTCAGATCACGATGCCGAAGACGATGGCGACGACGAAGAGGAATGCGGCAGAAAACAGCGCAACGTGGATTGCAGTCTGGATCTTGCTGCGCGTCGTCGCAACGCGCTTCGAGCCGTCGAACTGATTCACATGCGTATTCGACATACCCAAATTCGCCATGTGTTGCCTCCGTTCGTTTTTGTCGTTGTCATGTGGGCGAGCCCACGTCCGACATTTATACAATCCCTATCAATTAGGTAGAGATGAATTTTTGTCCAGAGGCCAACGCAAGAAAAAATAAACCATTGGACGGCGGTCTGGCTCGAAAGATCAGCAAGGCTGACATCAGCAGAGAATGCGGCGAGCCCAGATCAAAGTGCGCTCTACGGCGCTTGCTTCAGCAGCCGGAGTTTCGGTCGGACCGATCTGACGGCGGCTCTGTTCTTCCGGCAGAGTGACGGTCAACGCGTCCTCTTCTTTTGCCGGTGCTGGCGGATGAAGATACCCCATGGTCATGCCACCCATGAAAAACATGCCTGCCTCCACTCGCGCATGACCCCATGTAGGAGATCACGAAAGTTAACCGCCATTAATGGGATCATGACAGAATTGCGGCACGAGTCAATAGTCTATACGATTAGTCGTCTTTTAAGCGAAGCTTAACTAAAAGGGCGATGAAGGACTAATGATTACAATCAATTAGGCACGGACAAAGCCTTTGCTCGCAATCATCAGGTTGCGCGTGTAGTCCTGCTTGACATCGCCGGCCGCCAATTCTTTTGCGCTCAGCCGCTCGACGACAGCGCCATTCTGCATCACCACGAGGCGTTCGCACATATGGGTGACGACACCGAGATCGTGACTGACCATAACGAACGTCAGATGACGATCCCTGCGCACCTGCTCCAGCAAATTGAGCACTTCCGCCTGCACGGAAGCATCCAGCGCCGAGGTCGGTTCGTCGAGCAACAGGATAGACGGCTCGACGATCAAAGCGCGGGCAATCGCCACGCGCTGGCGCTGGCCGCCCGATAGTTGGTGCGGATAGCGGAAACGGAAGCCTGAACCGAGGCCGACTTCGTCAAGCGCCCGGGTAATGCGCGTCTCGCTGTCGCCGATGCCGTGGATTGCCAGCGGCTCCAGCAGCAGCCGGTCGATGGTTTGACGCGGATGCAGCGAGCCATAGGGGTCCTGAAACACCATCTGGACCTGGCGGTAAAACGCTTTGGTGCGTTTTGCACCCTTCAGCGCCTCGCCATCGACGCGGATCACGCCGTCGCTGACAGGCGCGAGACCGGCGACGGCGCGCAGTAAGGTCGATTTGCCGGAACCGGATTCGCCGACAAGACCGAAGGATTCGCCCTTGTTCACATCGATGTTGACCGCATCGAGGGCGTAATAACCGTCATAGACGACACTGAGGCCGTCGACCGCAAGCGCCGCCGTCATGCCGCCCACTCCGGCTTGCGATCAAGGACCGGCAGCGGGTGACGGTCCTCGCCGATGACGGGCATGCAGTTCAACAGACCGCGCGTATAGGGATGCTGCGCATTGTTGAGTTCGGAAGCTTTTAATTCCTCGACGATCTTGCCGGCATACATGACGATCACCCGGTCACAGAAGGAGGACACCAGCCTCAGATCGTGGGACACGAAAATCAGCCCCATGCCGCGTTCCGATACCAGCCTGTCCATGATCCTCAGCACATCGAGCTGCACAGTGACGTCCAACGCCGAGGTCGGCTCGTCGGCGATCAGCAGCTCCGGGCCTGCGATCAGCATCATCGCGATCATCGCGCGCTGGCCC comes from the Rhizobium sp. NXC24 genome and includes:
- a CDS encoding XRE family transcriptional regulator, coding for MTKAEAGRSGRRNGGQDGRAVLDQDSHAIRDVKENNLELAIGHEVRAFRKKLGITGADLASATGISLGMLSKIENGNTSPSLTTLQALARALGVPVTSFFRRFEEKRNAVFVKAGEGVEMERRGTRAGHQYNLLGHIANGSSGLQVEPYLITLTADSDVFPAFQHEGLELIYMLEGEVEYRHADKLYAMRPGDSLFFDADAPHGPEVLVSLPIRFLSIISYPEKHSS
- a CDS encoding ABC transporter ATP-binding protein, with amino-acid sequence MTAALAVDGLSVVYDGYYALDAVNIDVNKGESFGLVGESGSGKSTLLRAVAGLAPVSDGVIRVDGEALKGAKRTKAFYRQVQMVFQDPYGSLHPRQTIDRLLLEPLAIHGIGDSETRITRALDEVGLGSGFRFRYPHQLSGGQRQRVAIARALIVEPSILLLDEPTSALDASVQAEVLNLLEQVRRDRHLTFVMVSHDLGVVTHMCERLVVMQNGAVVERLSAKELAAGDVKQDYTRNLMIASKGFVRA